DNA sequence from the Kineococcus endophyticus genome:
GGTGCGCGGCGAACTCCGGGTCTCCCGGGTACACGGGCATCCCCGGCCGCACGGGCCGGGACAGGTCGACCCAGCCCGCCCCCGACGCCACGGCTCAGCGCGGGAGTTCGACGGTGCGGACGAGGACGGCGAGGGGTTCCCGGTCCGCGTCCCTGTCCACGAGCCCCACGAGGAACTCCGTCCACAGCGCCGCCAGCACGCGCTGGGTCAGCGCCCCGAGGGAGAACTCGTCGGCGGCCTCGACGCGCAGGGCCGGGCCTTCGCGGCGCACGACCCCGCCCGTCACGGGACCGGCGGCGAGGGCGACCGCGGCGGCCCGGTCGAGCCGTTCGGTGAGGGTTCCGGGCACGACGGGCGGGGGTTCGACACCACCGGCCCCCAGCGCGGCCCGCACGGCCTCGACGTGGCCGAGGCGGAACCAGTCGCTCGCCCCCGACCGCACGAGCGAGCGGGCGCCGGGACCGGGGTCGTCCAGCGGGAGGACGAGGTCGGCGAGCCCGCGGAACAGCGCGGCCGGAACCCCCTCGGCCTTGCCCTTGACGAGGTCCGCGGCCGCGGCCAGCTCGTCGACGACGGCGCGCGCCGTCACCGACAGCTCCCGTCCGGAGGTGTCGAGGCTGCCGCGCAGGTCCTCCACCGCGTCGATCCCGGCGGCGCCGAGGGCGAAGTCGGTCTGCCCGGCCCGCCACGGCCGCCCCGCGGTGTCGGTGACCACGACGCCGACGACGGCGCCGGTCAGCTCGTGCAGCCGGGCGCGCAGCTCGCGGGCCGCGGCGTCGGGGTCGTGCGGCAGCGTGAGGACGACGTCGCCCTCGACGTTGGAGGCGTCGACGCCGGCGGCCGCCATGACGGGTCCGGCGGCCGACTCCACGATCCGCGCGACACCCGTGGGGGTGCGGCGCGCGGCCACGAGCCGGCGGGACTCGCGCAGGACGACCTCGTCGCGGTCGACGGCCGCCGCGGCGAGGCCGGCGGCCTTGCTGACGACCTTGCTCGAGACCGCGATGACGTCGCCGTCGGACAGGGAGGCGCGCTGGGCGTGCAGGGCGTCGACGACGAGCGCGGCGACGTCGTCGCCGTCGTGGACCTCGCCGATGCCCGTGAGCCCGACGACCTGCAGGTGCCCGGGACCGTGGT
Encoded proteins:
- the cofE gene encoding coenzyme F420-0:L-glutamate ligase, translated to MSAHHGPGHLQVVGLTGIGEVHDGDDVAALVVDALHAQRASLSDGDVIAVSSKVVSKAAGLAAAAVDRDEVVLRESRRLVAARRTPTGVARIVESAAGPVMAAAGVDASNVEGDVVLTLPHDPDAAARELRARLHELTGAVVGVVVTDTAGRPWRAGQTDFALGAAGIDAVEDLRGSLDTSGRELSVTARAVVDELAAAADLVKGKAEGVPAALFRGLADLVLPLDDPGPGARSLVRSGASDWFRLGHVEAVRAALGAGGVEPPPVVPGTLTERLDRAAAVALAAGPVTGGVVRREGPALRVEAADEFSLGALTQRVLAALWTEFLVGLVDRDADREPLAVLVRTVELPR